In Helianthus annuus cultivar XRQ/B chromosome 9, HanXRQr2.0-SUNRISE, whole genome shotgun sequence, the following are encoded in one genomic region:
- the LOC110879465 gene encoding heat stress transcription factor B-4 — protein sequence MALMIDNSCEGILLSLDSHKSMPAPFLTKTYQLVDDSTTDHIVSWGEDDTTFVVWRPPEFARDLLPNYFKHNNFSSFVRQLNTYGFRKIVPDRWEFANEFFKKGEKHLLCEIHRRKTSQQPHVGLNHNHFTGISGGGGGGNGFFSYPSTRDSISPPNSDDHLCCDSPPPLSSPTTTTGAGSILGILLNNNSSTCFSSNNRTNSVTELSKDNERLRRSNNMLMSELAHMRKLYNDVIYFVQNHVKPVTPSNSYPSSLVPLLVENKQQKTSLFNAGSNTNATVVYSSQPQQLKFHESTRDLETRTKLFGVPLLSKKRLHPDYGSGNTVVELETHKARLILEKDDLGLKLMPPSPC from the exons ATGGCTTTGATGATAGATAACTCATGTGAAGGGATATTATTATCACTAGACTCTCACAAATCAATGCCTGCTCCTTTCCTCACCAAAACCTACCAACTGGTGGATGATTCCACCACTGATCACATTGTTTCATGGGGCGAAGACGACACAACATTCGTCGTATGGCGACCGCCCGAATTCGCTCGTGATCTACTTCCAAATTACTTCAAACACAACAACTTCTCGTCCTTTGTCCGCCAACTAAACACCTAT GGTTTTAGAAAAATTGTACCGGACAGATGGGAGTTTGCGAATGAATTCTTCAAAAAAGGAGAAAAACATTTGTTGTGTGAGATCCACCGCCGGaaaacatcacaacaaccgcACGTCGGACTAAACCACAACCACTTCACCGGCATTAGCGGTGGCGGCGGCGGAGGAAACGGTTTCTTTTCTTACCCATCTACACGTGACAGCATATCTCCACCAAACTCCGACGACCACCTATGTTGCGACTCTCCACCACCTCTCTCATCACCAACAACCACCACAGGAGCTGGTAGTATCCTCGGAATCTTATTAAACAACAACAGCAGTACATGTTTTAGTAGTAATAACCGAACGAACTCAGTGACTGAGTTGTCTAAAGATAACGAGAGGCTTCGGAGGAGCAATAATATGTTGATGTCGGAGTTAGCACACATGAGGAAGCTTTACAATGATGTTATTTACTTTGTACAAAACCATGTGAAGCCAGTGACACCAAGTAACTCTTACCCTTCATCTCTTGTTCCATTATTGGTGGAAAACAAGCAGCAGAAGACATCTTTGTTCAATGCTGGTAGTAACACAAATGCGACTGTTGTCTACTCTAGTCAACCTCAGCAGCTGAAGTTTCATGAGTCTACAAGAGATCTTGAGACTAGAACAAAGCTTTTTGGAGTTCCATTGTTGTCAAAGAAAAGACTGCACCCAGATTATGGGAGTGGTAATACAGTGGTGGAACTAGAGACTCATAAGGCAAGGTTGATTCTGGAAAAAGATGATTTAGGGTTGAAACTCATGCCCCCTTCTCCATGTTga